The genome window CCCGTGACCGAAACGATCCCGCTCCAGGTAGTGCTGGCGCCCGGCAGCGTGCCCTGGACAGAGACGGATGGCTGGCCGGTGAGATTGCGGACGGTCCGGGTGGCGCGCTCGCCGTTCACGGTCGCCGTCAAAGTGAAATCTGTGTTTCCACCAATGGTGAGCAAGGCGGTGCCCAGGCCGTTTCGCACCGCCACGCGGCTTGGGGAAAGACTGATGCCGGGTTGATCCGCTGTGAGGAGAGCTTCGGCGTCCCAGAGATTCCAATCCCGCGCGCCGGTGTTGTCGCGCACCTCCACGCACACAAGGAAAGGGACCGCAGGCCGAGAGCCGGATGGGGTGATTAGCCTGACCTCGGCCAAAGCGTTCCCGGTTGTGCCCAGAATCGCGCAGGCGAAAAAGGCCGGGAGAAGTCCGAGCTGCTTGTGGCCACGCAAAAGAAATCCGCTCATTCGCTCAACAAACAGCAATTCGCAGTCCAGAAAGCGAGGGAATTCGTGAGGTTGGTGGGAGCGGTCGCATCTCATTTCCTGCACGACTCACTCGAAACGAACCCGTCGAGGAGTGCCGGAGATTCTCCCTCACCTTAATCCTCTCCCGCTGGGAGAGGAAATCTCGTCGTCCGTGCCCGCACAAACCCATCGTTTTCCCTCTCCCAGCGGGAGAGGGTATATGGGTGAGGGCGAACCAACCGATTTCACAGCCGTGCAGAAAAGTGAGATGCGCACGCTGGCGCGAGTGCTGATGGCAAGGGCCAAGACTTCGGTTGGCCACACCCAGGCGCGGCGGCGCGTCAGCGCCGCCCTACCGAGCGCCCTACGGTTTGTCGTATTCGCCGAGGGAGCGCAGCCAGATATTCCGGAAGCGCATCGGATTGCCGTGATCCTGCAACTGGATGAACATTTCCGGCGCTTGCTTCTTGTTGTAAGTGCCGTTCTCGCGGTGAGGCGAGTGGCCCAGGAATTCGCGCTTGTGGTGCAAGACGAGGCCGTTGTGGATCACGGTGACGTTGGCTTTCTTGATCAACTTGCCGCTCTCGTCCCAGCGCGGCGACTCGAAGATGATTTCGTAGCTCTGCCACTCGCCGGGCGGTTTGCTGGCGTTGACCAGCGGGGGTGTCCAACTGTAAAGCGCTCCGCATTGGCCGTCGGGATACGTTTTGTTGCCGTAGGAATCGAGGACCTGGATTTCGTACATGCCGTTGATGAGGACGCCGCTGTTCCCGCGCCCCTGGCCGTTGCCTTTGACGACGGACGGCGTGGCGAATTCCAGGTGCAACTGGAAATCGGCGAACTTGCCTTTGGTCTGAATGCTGCCCGTGCCGCCGACGACTTCCATGTAACCGTTCTCGACTTTCCATTTCGGTTCTTTTCCGCCCAGGAGTTCCCACTTTGAGAGGTCTTTCCCATCGAACAAGATCACCGCGTCCGAGGGCGCGGGCGCCAGGTGGCTGAAGGTTGCAGCCGGCGCGACGATGCGTGGCTGCGGGCGATCGCCGTCATGGACGTGCCATTGCGTGCCGGGAATCATGGGCGTGTCTTTGTAGCCGAGACCCTGGAGTTCCGCGGCCTGGAGGGAGAGAGGCGCGCCAAAGCCAATGAGAGTGACAAGGAGTTTGTGAAAGCAATGTTTTGAGGTCATGCGGGGACTTTCTCTCACGCCATCCAAAAAAGGCAAGCCCTCTTCGACTTTCTAGAATATCGCTTAAGCTGAGGGAATTCGCTTTGACCACGGATGACACGGAGAGCACGGATTGGAGAGGTCACGGCGCGATTCACTCCAGCTTCCCATCCGTGTGATCCGTGGAGAACTTCCCTGCAATTCTCAGTTTGACTTCGGTAGGGCGAGCCTGTCCCCAGCGAGCCGCCTCCAACGTGTTCCCGCGACGTCGGACACGGCTCGCCGGGACGGACTCGCCCTACCCTGGAAACGTTCGCCTTCGTGGGAAGCAGTCCATAAAGGGAATTGCTGGAAAACCCCAGCCCGCGCTTGCCAAGATCATCGTGGAACTCTACGTTCAGATTTCTTTATGGAAAAAGTGGTTATCGTTGGAACCGGTTGCGCAGGCTTGACCGCGGCGCTTTACACGGCGCGAGCCAACCTCAGCCCGCTCGTTTTTACCGGCGTCATGCCCGGGGGATTACTCACGACCACCAGCATCGTGGAAAACTATCCCGGATTCCCCGAAGGCATCGACGGGTATGAGCTGATGACGAGGATGCAAAAGCAGGCGGAACGGTTTGGAGCGCGGGTGCAATTCGGAACGGTGGAAGCCGTCGATCTTTCGCGCCGCCCGTTCAAGTTGACCGTGGATGGCGAAGCGCTCGACGCGCAGACGCTCATCATCGCCAGTGGCGCCAGCCACCGTCACCTGGGATTGGAAAGCGAGTCGCTCCTGGAGAAAAAGGGCGTCACTTACTGCGCGACGTGCGACGGCGCGCTGCCGGTGTTTCGGAATCAACCTTTGGTGGTCGTGGGGGGCGGCGACTCGGCGTGCGAAGAAGCGACTTATCTGACGCGGTTCGCGTCGGTCGTGTATCTGGTTCACCGACGAGACCAATTGCGCGCCTCGAAAATCATGGCGGAACGCACGCTGTCGAACGCAAACATCAAACCGGTGTGGGATTCCGTCATCACTGAGGTCTTCGACGTGAAGCTCGACAAGGTAACCGGCGTGCGTTTGAAGAATCTTAAGACAAACGGGGAGAGCACGCTGGACTGCGCCGGGGTTTTCGTGGCCATCGGGCACGTGCCCAACACGCAGATTTACAAAGGCGTTCTCGACATGGACGAAAACGGCTATCTGATTACGAAGCGCGGGACGGAGACCAATGTTCCGGGTGTGTTCGTCGCGGGGGATTGCGCGGACCACGTGTACCGCCAGGCCGTGACGGCAGCGGGCACGGGCTGCGGCGCGGCGATCGATGCCGAGCGTTACCTGGCCCGGTTGAATCAGTAATCAGTTTCGAGTTTCATGTTTCGTGTTGGTTGTTCATGAAAGTCCGCCAGGCCGAAATCAAACGAGTGACGAAGGAGACGGACATCGTTCTCAAGTTGCGGATCGATGGTTCCGGGGCGGGCCGGATCAAGACGGGGGTGGGTTTTTTCGATCACATGCTGACGCTTTTCGCCAAGCATGCGGTGGTGGATCTCTCCTTGCGCTGCCGCGGGGATCTGGATGTGGACGCGCACCACACGGTCGAAGATTGCGGGCTGGCTTTGGGCCAGGCGTTCAGTCAGGCGCTTGGCGATAAAAAAGGTCTGCGTCGTTACGGAGCCGGATTTCACCCGAAGAATCCGTTCAACGGAGAAGCTTACGTTCCGATGGACGAATGCCTGGCGCGGTGCGTGATCGATTTCAGCGGGCGCCCGTATCTGGTCTGGCGGGGAATGGCGGCCCAGGCGCAGAGGAGGATCTCCCCAGCGGACAAGCGGCAGGATATGTCTTCCGCGTTTCGCTTCGGACTGGCGCGGGAGTTTTTCCAGGCTTTCACGATCGAAGCGCGCTGCAATCTGCACCTGGAACTGCTTTACGGCGATGAGCCTCACCATATCGTAGAAGCGTTGTTCAAAGCCTTTGCAAAGGCGGTGGACGCGGCCTGCCAGCGAGATCCTCGGATCGCGAACGCAATTCCGAGCACGAAGGGGAAACTGTGATTTGTGCTGAATATGCTTCCCAGCGGGGGCGTCCATTCCAATGACAAAACGCGTCGCATGTTCTGAAATGGAGGACGCAGGGTTAGTCGCGGCGGCCAAGCGGGGCCGGATGGACGCCTTTGAAGAGTTGGTCGCGCGGCACCGGGACAAAGTTTATGCCCGGGCTTACAGCATGATGCGGAACGAGGATGAGGCCATTGATCTTTCTCAGGAAGCGTGGGTGAAGGGCTGGCAGAGGCTGAAGCAGTTCCAGGGCGAAGCAAGCTTCGTGACCTGGATTACGCGGATCGTCATCAACCTCTGCCTGGACCAGTTGCGGAAGCAGAAACGAGTTCGCGCGGAGTCCATCGAGCAACTGGATGAGGAACTGGGCGGCGTCGAGCGGCAAATGCCGATCGTGAATCCGAACCCGACGGAGAAACTGGAGCGCGTCGAACTTCGGCAGAGAATCGACCGGGCGCTCGGCCAGTTGTCCTACCAACACAGGACCGTGCTGGTCTTGCACGAATTTGAAGAGTTGGAATATAAAGAGATCGCCAAACGCATGGAATGCTCGATCGGGACGGTGATGTCCCGGCTGTTTTACGCGCGACGAAAGATGGCGGCTTTGCTCGCCGGGTTGAAACGGGAAGAGTTACGATAATGAACACAGAAAACCTCCTGAAATTACAAGCCTGCCTGGATGGCGAGTTGACGGCCGAGCAAGCTCGGCAAGTGAACGCCTGGCTTGCGAGCGACACGGAAGCTCAAGCGGTTTGCCAGCACCTGCGCGACACAAAAACCTTGCTCGCCGGAAATGAGTTGCCGGCCGAGCTGCCCGAAACGCGGGAGTTTTACTGGTCCAAAATCCAGCGAGAAATCACCCGGCTGGAGGCGGAGTCAAATCGCGAGCCTGCGCCGGTTTCAGCCCGATGGTGGATGCGGCTGGCGGTGCCGCTTGCGGGAGTCACGGTGTTGGTTGTTTTCCTTCTCCTCATGGTCAAGCCACTCTCTCCGTCAAGTGCCATTGCCGGCTATTTTCACGAGATTGATACACCCGTCGAAGAAGCCAATGCGATTTCGTTTCATTCTCAAGCCGCGGGTATGACTGTGGTGTGGATTGACAGCGGCTCCAACTAGTGGTTAACAACGCCGACGTAACGCGCAAATGCCGCCGATGAGAGCCGACCTCTTCTTCGTGCCGTTGTTCCTGGGGCTGGTTTTCACACTCGGAATCGAAAGCGCCGAACCCAAAGGTGGAGACCGAAAATTCGAGGCTCAACTGATTTGGGGAACGGACAAGGAGAAACCTGATGACCCCAAATTGAAAAAGGTGGATCCGGAATTGGTAGCTGGACTTCAGAAAATCTTCCGATGGGCCCATTACTATCAAGTGACCAACGTTACTTTCGTTGTTCCGCTCAAGCCGAAGCCAGGCACAAGGGTCAAACTTAGCGATAAGTGTGATATCGAAGTAAGTGACAAGGGTAAACCCATGACCGAAGTCAAACTGTTCGGCGAAGAGAAGCTTGTTAGGACAATCAACCAGGCGATCCCCCAATGCCTGGTCATCGGCGGGGATGTCCCTAATCAAACGGCTTGGTTCGTGGTTTTGACCCCGAAGTAGGCGTTTTTGTCCCTCAAGGCTGCATTTTCCCTTATGCGAAGCGCCAGGGCCCCGCACGGGCTCTTTTGGTCTCCACAATAGGCTGTGGTGAAGAGGCAACATCTCCACAATAGGTAGTGTTTTTCCCGCCAAGAAATATGAGAATATCATTGTGTTGGGAGCACGGTTTTCTTAGTCTTTGAATCACCTGGATTTTGAATCATTCCGACGCCTGGAAACGCATCGGGCGAAGCCGTCGGAGAAGTGGTAATTTCCTAGGAATATGTCTGTGGTCGCGATGGAATCTGAGAAATACGATGCCTCGAAAATCGACAAGCTAGAGGGCCTTGAAGCGGTCCGAAAGCGTCCCGGCATGTACATCGGCGACCCGGATGAGCGCGGGTTGCACCATTGCGTCTTTGAGGTTCTGGACAACTCGATTGACGAACACCTGGCTGGATTCTGCAATCGCATCGAGGTCAACGTCCATGTGGACGGGTCCTGCTCCATCCGCGACGACGGTCGTGGAATTCCGGTGGACATCCACCCCAAGTTTCAAATACCCGCCGTGGAACTCGTGCTCACAAACCTGCACGCGGGCGGCAAATTCGGCCAGGGCGCTTACAAATATTCGGGTGGCTTGCATGGAGTTGGCGCGAAGTGCGTCAATGCGCTTTCCGACTGGTTCAAGGTCGAGGTCTCGCGGGACGGCAAGGTTTATTACATGGAGTTCGCGCGCGGCATTACGATACGAAAGCTGGAGGTGATCGGGAAATCCAAGCACACGGGAACTTTGATCACCTTCAAGCCCGACTCCACGATCTTCACGATCACGACGGAGTTTAAGTTCGAAATCCTGGCCAACCGGTTGCGTGAACTCGCGTTCCTGAACCCTGGCGTGGAGATCTTCCTCACGGACGAACGCATCGAGAACAAGAGCGAGCACTTTTTCTACAAGGAGGGCATAGAGGAATTCGTCAAACAACTCGGCAAGAACAAGCAGGTCATCCACGCTAAGCCGATTGTTCTGAGCCGGCAGAAGGAGGAAGTGTTTGTCGATTGTGTCCTCCAGTATAACGACAGCTACAACGATCAGATTCTTTGCTTCGCGAACTCGATTGCAAACTCCGACGGAGGAACGCATCTCACCGGTTTCCGGACCGCTCTGACTCGAGCGATCAACCAGTACGCGAAGGGAAACAACCTTTTGAAAGAGAAAGACCCGGCCATCTCCGGCGATGATGTGCGCGAAGGATTGGTTTGCGTCCTGAGCGTCAAGCTGCCCAATCCGCGTTTTGAATCGCAAACCAAGGTCAAACTCGTCAACACGGAGATCGACGGCATCGTGTCTTCGGTCGTGTACGAAGGGTTGATGAGCTATTTCGACGCGAGTCCGTCCGTCGCCAAGAAGATTGTCGATAAAGCGCTGCTGGCGGCCCGGGCGCGTGAAGCGGCGCGCAAGGCTCGCGAAACCGTCCGGAAAAGCGCGTTAACGGGCGGAGGGTTGCCCGGCAAACTGGCAGATTGCTCGGACCGCGATCCGGCGAACACCGAGTTATTTATTGTCGAAGGTGACTCCGCCGGTGGGTCGGCCAAACAAGGGCGCGACCGGCGTTTTCAGGCGATCCTTCCGATCCGCGGCAAACTCATCAATGTCGAAAAGGCCCGGCTCGACAAAGTCCTTCAGAACACCGAAATCCAAACGATGATCACGGCCATCGGCACCGGGATCGGCACGGGCGAAGGCGAAGGCGCTTTCAATCTCGAGAAGCTGCGCTACCACAAGATCATCATCATGACGGACGCCGACGTGGATGGTTCGCACATCCGGACGCTGCTCCTGACTTTTTTCTATCGCCAGATGCCGGAACTGGTCAAACGAGGCTACGTGTATATTGCCCAGCCGCCGCTTTACCAGGTGACGCGAAAGAAGCGCGTCGAGTACGTCGAGGATGACGTTCAGATGAACAAGATTTTGATCCAACTCGGCACGGAGGACGTTCGTTTGCGCAATCTGGCGGATGGAAAGGAGCTGACCCAAAAACAGCTTGGTGAAATTCTCGAATTGCTCGCGTCGCTCGACAAATACGCCAGGGCGTTGCGGCGCCACGGCGGCGAATTCGGCGATTATCTCGAACACCGGCACACGCGGACTCAGGAGTTGCCGCGCCATCTGGTTAAGGTTCGCGATGGCAACGACGAGTTCGTGCATTATTTCCACACCGAGGTGGAATTGGAAAAATTCGGCAACGAGAATCCCGACCTCAAACTCTTCGGCGATGTCGAGGCGGACACCTCCCTGCAGGAGAAGGCCCGCAATGGCAACACCCGCCGGGCGCGCCATGTCGAACTGCACGAAAGCAAGGCGATTGCGGAACTTCTCGGCAAATTGTCCAGAAAGGGACTGAGTGTCGAGCACTACTCGGCGCAGGACAAGCCCCTGTTTGAGTTGATCGAAGGGGAGGGCGAAAAGGCGCAGGTCACTCCCCTGTTTTCCATCGCGGAAATCCTTTCCAGCGTCAAGGAAGCCGGCAAAAAAGGAATTCAGATCAAACGCTTCAAAGGCTTGGGAGAAATGAACGCCAAAGAGCTGTTCGAGACCACGATGAATCCGGCCAATCGAAAGCTGCTCCGCATCGATGTGACCGATGGCGTCGAAGCCGAGGAAATGTTCACCAAGCTGATGGGGGACGAAGTGGAGCCGCGGCGTCAGTTCATCGAGGATAATGCGCTGAACGTGCGCAATCTGGATATTTAGTTTGCCGTATGCCCGAGTCCGACGGTCCCAGCAACATTCCCCAAGGAGGCGACGCACCTCTTTTTGCGGCGAACGAAAAGATCGACAAGATCAACGTCGCGGATGAGATCAAAAACTCATTCCTCGACTATTCGATGTCGGTCATCATCTCGCGCGCGTTGCCCGATGCCCGTGACGGCTTG of Verrucomicrobiota bacterium contains these proteins:
- a CDS encoding DUF1080 domain-containing protein; the encoded protein is MTSKHCFHKLLVTLIGFGAPLSLQAAELQGLGYKDTPMIPGTQWHVHDGDRPQPRIVAPAATFSHLAPAPSDAVILFDGKDLSKWELLGGKEPKWKVENGYMEVVGGTGSIQTKGKFADFQLHLEFATPSVVKGNGQGRGNSGVLINGMYEIQVLDSYGNKTYPDGQCGALYSWTPPLVNASKPPGEWQSYEIIFESPRWDESGKLIKKANVTVIHNGLVLHHKREFLGHSPHRENGTYNKKQAPEMFIQLQDHGNPMRFRNIWLRSLGEYDKP
- the trxB gene encoding thioredoxin-disulfide reductase, coding for MEKVVIVGTGCAGLTAALYTARANLSPLVFTGVMPGGLLTTTSIVENYPGFPEGIDGYELMTRMQKQAERFGARVQFGTVEAVDLSRRPFKLTVDGEALDAQTLIIASGASHRHLGLESESLLEKKGVTYCATCDGALPVFRNQPLVVVGGGDSACEEATYLTRFASVVYLVHRRDQLRASKIMAERTLSNANIKPVWDSVITEVFDVKLDKVTGVRLKNLKTNGESTLDCAGVFVAIGHVPNTQIYKGVLDMDENGYLITKRGTETNVPGVFVAGDCADHVYRQAVTAAGTGCGAAIDAERYLARLNQ
- the hisB gene encoding imidazoleglycerol-phosphate dehydratase HisB produces the protein MKVRQAEIKRVTKETDIVLKLRIDGSGAGRIKTGVGFFDHMLTLFAKHAVVDLSLRCRGDLDVDAHHTVEDCGLALGQAFSQALGDKKGLRRYGAGFHPKNPFNGEAYVPMDECLARCVIDFSGRPYLVWRGMAAQAQRRISPADKRQDMSSAFRFGLAREFFQAFTIEARCNLHLELLYGDEPHHIVEALFKAFAKAVDAACQRDPRIANAIPSTKGKL
- a CDS encoding sigma-70 family RNA polymerase sigma factor produces the protein MTKRVACSEMEDAGLVAAAKRGRMDAFEELVARHRDKVYARAYSMMRNEDEAIDLSQEAWVKGWQRLKQFQGEASFVTWITRIVINLCLDQLRKQKRVRAESIEQLDEELGGVERQMPIVNPNPTEKLERVELRQRIDRALGQLSYQHRTVLVLHEFEELEYKEIAKRMECSIGTVMSRLFYARRKMAALLAGLKREELR
- the gyrB gene encoding DNA topoisomerase (ATP-hydrolyzing) subunit B; translated protein: MSVVAMESEKYDASKIDKLEGLEAVRKRPGMYIGDPDERGLHHCVFEVLDNSIDEHLAGFCNRIEVNVHVDGSCSIRDDGRGIPVDIHPKFQIPAVELVLTNLHAGGKFGQGAYKYSGGLHGVGAKCVNALSDWFKVEVSRDGKVYYMEFARGITIRKLEVIGKSKHTGTLITFKPDSTIFTITTEFKFEILANRLRELAFLNPGVEIFLTDERIENKSEHFFYKEGIEEFVKQLGKNKQVIHAKPIVLSRQKEEVFVDCVLQYNDSYNDQILCFANSIANSDGGTHLTGFRTALTRAINQYAKGNNLLKEKDPAISGDDVREGLVCVLSVKLPNPRFESQTKVKLVNTEIDGIVSSVVYEGLMSYFDASPSVAKKIVDKALLAARAREAARKARETVRKSALTGGGLPGKLADCSDRDPANTELFIVEGDSAGGSAKQGRDRRFQAILPIRGKLINVEKARLDKVLQNTEIQTMITAIGTGIGTGEGEGAFNLEKLRYHKIIIMTDADVDGSHIRTLLLTFFYRQMPELVKRGYVYIAQPPLYQVTRKKRVEYVEDDVQMNKILIQLGTEDVRLRNLADGKELTQKQLGEILELLASLDKYARALRRHGGEFGDYLEHRHTRTQELPRHLVKVRDGNDEFVHYFHTEVELEKFGNENPDLKLFGDVEADTSLQEKARNGNTRRARHVELHESKAIAELLGKLSRKGLSVEHYSAQDKPLFELIEGEGEKAQVTPLFSIAEILSSVKEAGKKGIQIKRFKGLGEMNAKELFETTMNPANRKLLRIDVTDGVEAEEMFTKLMGDEVEPRRQFIEDNALNVRNLDI